Proteins co-encoded in one Astyanax mexicanus isolate ESR-SI-001 chromosome 1, AstMex3_surface, whole genome shotgun sequence genomic window:
- the rpz2 gene encoding rapunzel 2: MKSSASMADKEQIKQTAIKVLGYVEKISEFASSIDPLFGIVTSLVGVVRKGLGDDEEDKEVDKDFRQVHEKLESISAKNKQTLRQIRIDEVNETFGKYEEYIKHQYGAFNTMVEKVKLDPENAGRYMEDFEKIYERDKSDLSLDVYYRGVMGTGSLFGRPLLKVYLEHCDRNRKVMEARCSHLANLFHIGLIALMAYTSVTEDDEDEVREKWAQKVIDIQAKMQEVLDQCDEEDRT; this comes from the coding sequence ATGAAAAGCTCAGCATCCATGGCAGACAAGGAGCAAATCAAGCAGACGGCGATCAAGGTTCTGGGCTACGTAGAGAAAATCTCAGAGTTCGCCTCCTCCATAGACCCCCTGTTTGGCATCGTCACTTCCCTGGTCGGGGTTGTGAGGAAGGGGCTGGGAGATGATGAAGAAGATAAGGAAGTGGACAAGGACTTCCGTCAGGTCCACGAGAAGCTGGAGAGCATCTCAGCGAAGAACAAGCAGACCCTGCGGCAGATTCGCATAGACGAGGTCAACGAGACCTTTGGAAAGTATGAGGAATACATCAAGCATCAGTACGGCGCCTTCAACACCATGGTGGAGAAGGTCAAGCTGGACCCGGAAAATGCAGGCCGATACATGGAGGACTTTGAGAAGATCTACGAAAGGGACAAGAGTGACTTAAGCTTGGATGTGTACTATCGTGGGGTCATGGGGACTGGTTCGCTCTTTGGCAGGCCCCTGCTGAAGGTTTATCTGGAGCACTGCGACAGGAACAGGAAGGTGATGGAGGCTAGGTGCTCTCACCTGGCCAATCTCTTCCATATCGGCCTCATAGCACTGATGGCCTACACCTCGGTCACGGAGGACGACGAGGATGAGGTCCGGGAGAAATGGGCCCAAAAGGTCATTGACATTCAGGCCAAGATGCAAGAGGTTCTGGACCAATGTGATGAAGAGGACCGAACCTAG
- the LOC103039477 gene encoding protein rapunzel, with amino-acid sequence MPNPLEKVVAQKKEAIEAVMETFERGSEVLASAVGELFPLCEVAAPVVRLALDNVQSKEVVYVKEQFLAVRNKLDVLSNQLEDIDCEIKKGRLDYQYFSVEENIRNQFRKYLDILEAKPQFREVKKRLFLEHFSKTGGEKNLYDLYDALMGSSTFGGSVLEVVEEYEARNRRVLEDFCVRMKELYCLGLIALLGHCALTQGEDVEQEKIQEWSEKIQEVETKMKASIEECVAFFAEQAKLDVQRLIQEKEDKSLQDIAQELLTFLVRKYDWVSWSVRVINHSGSSYRNWRAGDNFQYVIGQSWFDVLQVNDTNVVVSYCSNPQPLPKESIQQLMDGPAKKGDAKAVAETLEKQLPGFVVHAVSRHKESHAVWNFPEECHHWDRHKNVSLCVHSDDS; translated from the coding sequence ATGCCGAATCCACTGGAGAAAGTCGTGGCGCAGAAGAAGGAGGCCATCGAGGCCGTGATGGAGACTTTTGAGAGAGGGTCGGAGGTGCTGGCCAGCGCAGTGGGGGAGCTGTTTCCACTGTGTGAAGTTGCTGCTCCGGTGGTGAGACTGGCTCTGGATAATGTCCAGAGCAAGGAGGTGGTCTACGTGAAAGAACAGTTCCTAGCAGTGAGGAACAAGCTTGACGTGCTTTCCAATCAGCTGGAGGACATCGACTGCGAGATTAAGAAGGGTCGACTGGACTACCAGTACTTctctgtggaggagaacatacgcAACCAGTTCCGCAAGTACTTGGACATCTTGGAGGCCAAGCCTCAGTTCCGTGAGGTGAAAAAAAGGTTGTTTTTGGAGCATTTTAGCAAAACGGGTGGAGAGAAGAATCTCTACGATCTTTATGATGCTTTAATGGGGAGCAGCACCTTTGGAGGGTCTGTTCTGGAGGTTGTGGAGGAATATGAGGCTAGAAACAGGAGGGTTCTGGAGGATTTCTGCGTAAGGATGAAGGAACTCTACTGCTTGGGCTTGATCGCCTTGCTGggtcactgtgctcttacccaaGGCGAAGACGTGGAGCAGGAGAAGATTCAAGAATGGAGCGAGAAGATTCAAGAGGTTGAGACCAAGATGAAGGCCAGCATTGAAGAATGTGTGGCGTTCTTCGCTGAACAAGCAAAGCTGGACGTCCAGAGGTTGATCCAGGAGAAGGAAGACAAGAGTCTTCAGGACATCGCCCAGGAGCTCCTCACTTTCCTGGTCAGGAAGTACGATTGGGTCAGCTGGTCGGTGCGCGTCATCAACCACTCTGGAAGCAGCTACCGCAACTGGAGAGCAGGCGACAACTTCCAGTacgtgattggtcagagctggttCGACGTTCTGCAGGTGAACGACACTAACGTGGTGGTGTCCTACTGCAGCAACCCCCAGCCTCTTCCCAAAGAAAGCATCCAGCAGCTGATGGACGGTCCTGCTAAGAAAGGAGACGCCAAAGCTGTGGCGGAAACTCTGGAGAAGCAACTGCCTGGTTTTGTTGTCCACGCCGTGAGTCGTCATAAGGAGAGTCACGCAGTGTGGAACTTTCCAGAGGAGTGTCATCACTGGGATAGACATAAAAATGTCAGCTTGTGTGTGCATTCAGATGATTCATGA
- the rpz gene encoding protein rapunzel, with the protein MADTEILEDRDKLKRGLVKVLECVATISSAAAVVNPIFGVAGSLIRVVLHQIDDEEIQTLKREFGSVNRALNEISRQNLSTLEQIRKETLDGQYSIVEGNIRNQFRKFMDIVEARPEHQQRKKDDFEESYANDMGDQNLHTLYEGVMGKPKLFSRPILEVYMTHSHGDRRVMERLCTRLTYLFCIGLIALMGYAAIIGDDEEGLSEEWAEKMENVQERMQEVLRRCK; encoded by the coding sequence ATGGCTGACACTGAAATCCTAGAGGATCGCGACAAGCTGAAGAGAGGCCTGGTGAAAGTCCTGGAGTGTGTGGCTACCATCTCGTCTGCAGCCGCTGTGGTGAACCCCATCTTCGGCGTGGCGGGCTCTCTGATCCGCGTGGTCCTGCACCAAATAGACGACGAAGAGATCCAGACGCTGAAGCGAGAATTCGGCAGCGTGAACCGTGCCCTGAACGAGATCTCCCGCCAGAACCTCAGCACTCTGGAGCAGATTAGGAAGGAGACGCTGGACGGCCAGTACAGTATCGTGGAGGGAAACATCCGCAACCAGTTCCGCAAGTTCATGGATATCGTGGAGGCGCGGCCCGAGCACCAGCAGCGCAAAAAGGACGACTTCGAGGAGAGCTACGCCAACGACATGGGCGACCAGAATCTACACACGCTTTACGAGGGCGTGATGGGCAAGCCCAAGCTCTTCAGCAGACCCATCCTGGAGGTCTACATGACCCACTCCCACGGAGACCGGCGCGTGATGGAGCGCCTCTGCACCCGCCTCACCTACCTCTTCTGCATTGGGCTGATCGCGCTCATGGGATACGCCGCCATCATCGGGGATGATGAGGAGGGCCTGAGCGAGGAATGGGCTGAGAAGATGGAGAACGTGCAGGAGAGGATGCAGGAGGTGCTGAGGAGGTGCAAGTGA